A region of the Salvelinus alpinus chromosome 24, SLU_Salpinus.1, whole genome shotgun sequence genome:
GGGCTCGGCATCTGCACAACGCTTATGGAGAACCTGAAACGGAGGGACTCGAtgaggaggacaggaaggaaggGGTACTTCCCGGGGGCTACAGGTTACAGTACAACCCCTCCTCTTACTATCGGCCCCAGCATGACCCTGGAGCCTCCCTGAGCAGGTTGGAGATGGAGGAGCAGTGTCAGTCCACTGTCACCTCTGCCTTCAGGCAGCAGAGTAACCGCTACAGTGTCAGCTCCTCACGCCGCCTATCCAGCACCAAGAACACTCTGCTGGACCTGGCCTTCAACAGAGGCACTGGGGCTAAGGCAGAAAGGGCACCCCCCTACCGCACAGAACCCCTAACCCCAGACGTCAAAGGCGACCCCCGTGCCTTCCAGACATGCCGCCCAGAGTACTCAGCCATGACCCTTGACCTGTCCCAGCGGCCTGCCCCAGTCCATTCCAAGCAGGCCTTTTTCCTGCTGCACAAAGTGACCGTCCTGAAGGGCAGCATGGACCCTGTGGACGTAACCGGTTTCCTCACCAAGCTTAGCCACCTGCACCCTGACCAGACACCTTTAGTGAGGGGTGACACGCGTTTCATCATGCTGCTCCGCTACTCAGTGGAAAACCTGAGTCACTTCAGTCACTCCCAGCTACTGAAGGTGCTGAGGTCTTTTGTTTGGCTGGGCCTGCCCCCCACTCACAGCATGCTGGGGCTGTATGAGGCTGAGCTGGGCCGCAGGGCCGGGGAGATGGGCCTCCACCAGCTGCTGTTGGCCGCAGACCTGTGGCGCTGCCTGGGGAGGTCTGTGCCTCAGTACCTGCAGTGCCTGTATGACTGCGCCAGCCTGCACTTAGGCCAGGTAGGTGTCCCTGAGATAGTCCAACTTCTGTATGTGATGGGGGAGGGCAGGCACTGCCCCAAAGAGCTAGTTCACCCCTTAGAGCAGATACTGATGCGTCACCTGGACCAGCTGGAGCCAGAGGAGGTAGGTGCTGTGTGCCTGGGCCTGTTCAAGTCCCAGACAGCTCTCTCGGAAGGAGCGGTGAACCGGCTGGTGGACAGAGCCCACTCGGTTGTGTATGAGATGAGTGACTTTGCCATGGTGAACGTGATGAAGCTGCTGCGTTTTAGCTACCTGGACCATCGGGCTTGGCTTGAGGTCATGGCGCATGAGGTGCCTCGCCGCGCCCCCAGCATGGGCGTCCAGGGGCTGATGCATGTGGCACTGGCCTGCTCGTCCCTGCATTACCGCAACGAACGCATCCTCCTGGCTGTTGCTGAGCGCCTGCCGTCGTTAGCGCCACACTGTCGGAGCAAAGACTCAGGCAAGCTGATATGGGCCTTTGGGACCCTAGGTGTCCTGCCCAGCCAGTGCCCTAACTTCTACCCCAGCCTCATTGAGGCCCTCCGGCAGAGAGAGGCTGAGTTCCAGCGCTATCCTGAGCACCTCCTAACAGGGCTCCTCGGCCTGGCTTTCATCTGTCAGCTCCCTGAGGACCTTGTGGAGTTAGCTTTGAGCCCCGAGTTTGTTAGCCTAGCCACCAGGTCCAAACAGCAGGATCTGAAGAAAGACTTGTTCACTCTGGATGGGACGGTGGCGTTGGAGCTGCCTCACTGGACTGGCCCGCGGCTGAGTAGAGAGCTGCGGGAGGAGACAACAGAGATTCTGTGGCGCTTTGCCCAGAAGGACGTGTGTCAGAAGGTTGAGGTCCTGGAGGCAGAGGCCGTGTTACGGGACCTTCTGGGTGGAGAGGAGTTTGTGAGCAAACGAATGATCCTGCCTCACACCCGCTCCATCGACCTGGAGGTGCATTTGAACCCTGTCGGACAGCCGCTACCTGTGACCTCAGCGCAGACATACCCCATTTCCTCCCAGGATTGGAGCACTTCTTCTGGCTCTTCTACTCAGGGCTGGGAGAAGATCAACACAGGAGTCACTCTCACCAAGGACCTTTTGACTCAACTTACCAATGGCAGAAAGACCCCCCTTCCCCCAACCCAAGCTTCTAAGCTGCCCCTCCGAAGGACAGAGCCggatgagggaggggggctgtTCAGTGTGGGAGTCGACCTGACGGACGGGCTTGTGGGGGCTCTGACCAAACATAACAACCCAGACCCACTCCCCAGGGACTCCCACAAAGCCTCCATAGCCCCCATCAGACTGGCCATTCAGGTGACGAACAGGAACCACTACTGCTACCGCTCTCCACAGCTGCTGGGGCTGCACGCCATGAAAAGGAGGCAGCTGAAGCTGACTGGATACCAAGTGGTGGAGCTGCCTTACCGTGAGTGGTTCCCTCTGCTGAGGCGAACCCACGCTGAGAAACTGGCCTATATGCACTGCAAGGTTTACGGCACCCTTGACTGACGTGTTCACATGTTGAAGGGCTAGGTGGAGATTAACATTTTAGCTAACACCTATCCAGTGCTTTTAGATCTCTGAACACTGAAGTGGTAGAGGCTAGGAACCCGAAATGAAACCAGGCCCAAGGCTTACCAggacagtgttttttttttttgtaagctTATGGGCAATCCTTGTTGAGAGGCTGTTGAATATAATGtgtcagatttttaccttgtcagctcagggattcgatccagcaacctttcggttactggccaaacactctaaccactaggctgcctgccacccctgATCAGTGTGAGAGGTGTCAAAAATAAATGTTATGACTGCAAGATTTTGAACGGCAGCCAAACATGACTTCTGCATGTTCTTCATGTGTGGGATGGAATTTTTTTGTTGCTAGGCCTAAGCTAAATGGTAAAAGAGGATCTATTAAGCGACCGTAATGTATGAATACTTTgaatgtacagtacatatcaCTTCCTCACTGTTGACATGTTTGCAGTATTCCATTAAAAACCGCTTCAGAGAACTCCTTTTAGTATCTTCTGTGTCATAACGCGGGGTGGTAGGCGATATACAGTtccttcgaaaagtattcagaccccttgacttttttcacattttgttacgttacagctttattctcaaattgattaaattgtttttcccccctcatcaatctacaaacaatagcccaaagacattacatttacagaagtattcagaccctatactcagtactttgtggaagcacctttggcagcgattacagcatcaagtcttcttgggtatgacactgtaagcttggcacacctgtatttgtggagtttctcccattcttctctgcagatcctctcaagctctgtcaggttggatggggagcgttgctgcacatctattttcaggccgatttcaagttttcataacaatcgaaaatcggtatttttgggcgccgatttgcctaattttattttaaaaaatgtacacctttatttaactaggcaagtcacttaagaacacatttttattttcaatgacggcctagatttttaaccttgtcagctcgggggatccaatcttgcaaccttacagttaactagtccaatgctctaacactgattacattgcactccacgaggagcctgcctgtgctgcgaatgcagtaagctaaggtaaattgctagctagcattaaactt
Encoded here:
- the LOC139552332 gene encoding FAST kinase domain-containing protein 5, mitochondrial isoform X1 — its product is MIYIFPCLLRWMSAGSLCHVARLRHLSLALHRQFLRARHLHNAYGEPETEGLDEEDRKEGVLPGGYRLQYNPSSYYRPQHDPGASLSRLEMEEQCQSTVTSAFRQQSNRYSVSSSRRLSSTKNTLLDLAFNRGTGAKAERAPPYRTEPLTPDVKGDPRAFQTCRPEYSAMTLDLSQRPAPVHSKQAFFLLHKVTVLKGSMDPVDVTGFLTKLSHLHPDQTPLVRGDTRFIMLLRYSVENLSHFSHSQLLKVLRSFVWLGLPPTHSMLGLYEAELGRRAGEMGLHQLLLAADLWRCLGRSVPQYLQCLYDCASLHLGQVGVPEIVQLLYVMGEGRHCPKELVHPLEQILMRHLDQLEPEEVGAVCLGLFKSQTALSEGAVNRLVDRAHSVVYEMSDFAMVNVMKLLRFSYLDHRAWLEVMAHEVPRRAPSMGVQGLMHVALACSSLHYRNERILLAVAERLPSLAPHCRSKDSGKLIWAFGTLGVLPSQCPNFYPSLIEALRQREAEFQRYPEHLLTGLLGLAFICQLPEDLVELALSPEFVSLATRSKQQDLKKDLFTLDGTVALELPHWTGPRLSRELREETTEILWRFAQKDVCQKVEVLEAEAVLRDLLGGEEFVSKRMILPHTRSIDLEVHLNPVGQPLPVTSAQTYPISSQDWSTSSGSSTQGWEKINTGVTLTKDLLTQLTNGRKTPLPPTQASKLPLRRTEPDEGGGLFSVGVDLTDGLVGALTKHNNPDPLPRDSHKASIAPIRLAIQVTNRNHYCYRSPQLLGLHAMKRRQLKLTGYQVVELPYREWFPLLRRTHAEKLAYMHCKVYGTLD
- the LOC139552332 gene encoding FAST kinase domain-containing protein 5, mitochondrial isoform X2, coding for MSAGSLCHVARLRHLSLALHRQFLRARHLHNAYGEPETEGLDEEDRKEGVLPGGYRLQYNPSSYYRPQHDPGASLSRLEMEEQCQSTVTSAFRQQSNRYSVSSSRRLSSTKNTLLDLAFNRGTGAKAERAPPYRTEPLTPDVKGDPRAFQTCRPEYSAMTLDLSQRPAPVHSKQAFFLLHKVTVLKGSMDPVDVTGFLTKLSHLHPDQTPLVRGDTRFIMLLRYSVENLSHFSHSQLLKVLRSFVWLGLPPTHSMLGLYEAELGRRAGEMGLHQLLLAADLWRCLGRSVPQYLQCLYDCASLHLGQVGVPEIVQLLYVMGEGRHCPKELVHPLEQILMRHLDQLEPEEVGAVCLGLFKSQTALSEGAVNRLVDRAHSVVYEMSDFAMVNVMKLLRFSYLDHRAWLEVMAHEVPRRAPSMGVQGLMHVALACSSLHYRNERILLAVAERLPSLAPHCRSKDSGKLIWAFGTLGVLPSQCPNFYPSLIEALRQREAEFQRYPEHLLTGLLGLAFICQLPEDLVELALSPEFVSLATRSKQQDLKKDLFTLDGTVALELPHWTGPRLSRELREETTEILWRFAQKDVCQKVEVLEAEAVLRDLLGGEEFVSKRMILPHTRSIDLEVHLNPVGQPLPVTSAQTYPISSQDWSTSSGSSTQGWEKINTGVTLTKDLLTQLTNGRKTPLPPTQASKLPLRRTEPDEGGGLFSVGVDLTDGLVGALTKHNNPDPLPRDSHKASIAPIRLAIQVTNRNHYCYRSPQLLGLHAMKRRQLKLTGYQVVELPYREWFPLLRRTHAEKLAYMHCKVYGTLD